The genomic stretch gccttgtaaagatgcatagacactgtggtgagaagtcacagtctcttaaagaactgaaactgagtccaaaagacccacagcgcagtgatatttaaacagcagaagacatggacccagagctgcaggctctccagtccagaacaaagagaggcagcaatggccattccacaagtgaggGGCCCtcctgaccagtacttaccgatagaagttaatctccttcttgagctcctgaaatttctcacgatgttcaatgttctttgtgtctaagttgtgcagtaatgacatgacctctttctcctttatcttcaagttttcataaaatggatttggcctgaagtaggggctggcccgaggaagatagaacccaatgaacatagaggtttaggattatatgaactcaggctgtgtcctgtactaccccagtcctggaaggacactttctgaattctacatatttggatcttcttcagcttcagaaacttggaattgtgtgcccaggacaacagaagctaagcacccagataaagggttccctggctcacttttttcaatcaggagggctggatctgcattcaaacctgttatgctgtcaagagcctaggccacagagcttaccaaaccacacacacacacacacacacacacacacacacacacacacacacacacatccagaaacctctgatttcatttttcctgttttgacaagtggaatgctacaagccgaataactaatattctagaggcagacagtacacataattctggagatgagaccagatattgccacaaacttataatctgctcaaggcatacaaatgtatagacaaatgtgaccacacaggcaaagaactgtactgttgaaagtggggcttccaaaataaagtacttacacctccatgaaactattatacaggtaaatcctgaggtcaaaaaacagacccctaaattccaagggtggagggacacagaaacatataaaagttgtgcatatgcatgcagacctgtgcacacacagacacacaaactgggacacacccacaagaaaagaaaattaaacagactcagagaatgagaaagagagacaaatatggaaagagcacaatgagaatcattagaaatgtatgcaccattactgtctcagtgtttaaggcacacagacaagaaggaacaggccagagcctcaggccttctagttaagcatggagatgaacaatgtgggacctgttacctaagggtgctgccatgagatgatagcgttcagtcacattcctagcaagtacaaacactgtccacaaactcacagcacctagaaccttgcaaagctgccacttgtcaagggctttccaattgtacactgggaactcatgctccagtgactttatccctgaattcttcactcagatcacaagttcagattttcaacaggcagaatcagagagtccatgtcCAAACTCACTcttcagtaagggtcaggttctgaatctcctctctatgggagatgaggtttagaacaaggtcctttgtttggagcaatgcatacctcttgttcatggatccacctgtcacataaaggaggcgatctatcagctcatttctctccttggtagttagctccagttctctattcagcctctcctcttcctcgttgtcctgcaccttgtttaggatattttcaggggatgacgtctgtctgcaggcctctgtaggtagaagaacacaagtgaacccgcatgggg from Rattus norvegicus strain BN/NHsdMcwi chromosome 19, GRCr8, whole genome shotgun sequence encodes the following:
- the LOC134483482 gene encoding disks large homolog 5-like, translating into MPLTQTKLLAVTLASKHVLLFRPHCGLCMLYAFTPCGFTCVLLPTEACRQTSSPENILNKVQDNEEEERLNRELELTTKERNELIDRLLYVTGGSMNKSPYFRPNPFYENLKIKEKEVMSLLHNLDTKNIEHREKFQELKKEINFYR